A stretch of the Polaribacter pacificus genome encodes the following:
- a CDS encoding fatty acid desaturase family protein, with the protein MKTINFSRIDKAKFFKTLNKRVNSYFKENNLKKTGNWKLYTKAIIMFGLFLVPFILILTIAMPQWVMALLMVVTGIGMAGVGMNVMHDSNHESFSSKKWVNKLMGSSIYILAGNVYNWKVQHNVLHHTFTNVKDHDEDIDAGRIIRFSKHAKWLKVHQFQKYYSIFLYGLLTINWAITTDIKQMHNYLKRKLSYGKFPNPKVEWTKLIISKIVYYALWIVLPILVLDIAWWKVFIGFFVMHYTAGMILSLVFQLAHIVPKTTMPIPDKDGNLEHTWAVHQLYTTSNFAPTNWIVNFYTGGLNHQVEHHIFPHVSHVHYNKLAKIVKETAQEFNLPYNEYETTRRAIIEHFRHLGNLGKHPNLAS; encoded by the coding sequence ATGAAGACCATAAATTTTTCAAGAATAGATAAAGCAAAGTTTTTCAAGACTTTAAACAAACGCGTTAATTCGTATTTTAAAGAAAATAATTTAAAGAAAACAGGTAACTGGAAACTCTACACCAAGGCAATTATAATGTTTGGGTTATTTTTAGTTCCTTTTATTTTGATTTTAACCATAGCTATGCCTCAATGGGTCATGGCTCTTTTAATGGTCGTAACAGGTATTGGCATGGCTGGTGTTGGTATGAATGTTATGCACGATAGTAATCACGAATCTTTTTCAAGTAAAAAGTGGGTGAACAAACTAATGGGTAGTAGCATCTATATCTTAGCAGGAAATGTGTATAACTGGAAAGTACAGCACAATGTATTGCACCATACCTTTACCAATGTAAAAGACCATGATGAAGATATTGATGCCGGTAGAATCATTCGTTTCTCAAAACACGCTAAGTGGCTAAAAGTTCATCAGTTTCAAAAATATTATTCAATATTTTTATATGGTCTTTTAACCATCAACTGGGCTATTACCACAGATATTAAACAAATGCACAACTATTTGAAAAGAAAATTATCGTACGGTAAGTTTCCTAACCCAAAAGTTGAATGGACTAAATTAATTATTTCTAAAATAGTGTATTACGCGCTTTGGATCGTATTGCCTATTTTAGTATTAGACATTGCATGGTGGAAGGTTTTTATCGGCTTTTTTGTAATGCACTATACCGCAGGAATGATTTTAAGTTTGGTATTTCAATTGGCACATATTGTTCCAAAAACAACCATGCCTATTCCTGATAAGGACGGTAACTTAGAGCATACTTGGGCGGTACATCAACTGTATACCACTTCTAATTTTGCTCCTACAAACTGGATCGTAAACTTTTATACCGGTGGTTTAAACCATCAAGTAGAACACCATATTTTTCCACATGTTTCTCATGTACACTATAACAAATTAGCTAAAATTGTAAAAGAAACTGCTCAAGAGTTTAATTTGCCATACAATGAGTATGAAACCACAAGGCGTGCAATCATAGAACACTTTAGGCATTTAGGAAACCTTGGAAAACACCCAAATTTAGCTTCATAA
- a CDS encoding thioredoxin family protein: protein MKTKSVLIVCLCFFFISVNAQTNTQETADAVMSKAYAQAKKENKKVLLMFHASWCGWCKRMDANMEKPEVKPYFDKNFVITHLTVLEAKDKKHLENPGAMQMMEKYKGGNSGIPYWLIFNSKGKLLADSRDDAGQNLGCPASEKEVSAFLKKLRKTTRISAKERAAVSKAFIIKE, encoded by the coding sequence ATGAAAACTAAATCTGTATTAATTGTATGTTTATGTTTTTTCTTTATAAGCGTAAATGCACAAACAAACACACAAGAAACAGCAGATGCTGTGATGAGCAAAGCCTATGCACAGGCTAAAAAAGAAAATAAAAAAGTACTCCTAATGTTTCATGCTTCGTGGTGTGGATGGTGTAAAAGGATGGATGCTAATATGGAAAAACCTGAGGTCAAACCATATTTTGATAAAAATTTTGTCATTACCCATTTAACCGTTCTAGAAGCTAAGGATAAAAAGCACCTAGAGAATCCTGGTGCTATGCAAATGATGGAAAAATATAAAGGAGGGAATTCTGGAATACCGTATTGGCTTATCTTTAATAGCAAAGGCAAATTACTTGCTGATTCTAGAGATGATGCTGGTCAAAACTTAGGTTGCCCTGCTAGTGAAAAAGAGGTTAGCGCATTCTTAAAAAAATTAAGAAAAACCACAAGAATTTCTGCCAAAGAACGTGCAGCGGTCTCCAAAGCTTTTATAATTAAAGAATAA
- the rsmG gene encoding 16S rRNA (guanine(527)-N(7))-methyltransferase RsmG: MELIQKYFQNLTDQQLTQFAKLQELYHDWNLKINVVSRKDIDELYLRHVLHSLGIAKVIQFVPGSKVMDVGTGGGFPGIPLAILFPETQFHLVDSIGKKIKVVNEVAQGLGLQNVKTTHGRVEEVKDTYDFIVSRAVAQMETFVHWTKGKIAKTQNHPIKNGILYLKGGDLTEELALYTSAKIYDLPNYFEEDFFETKKVVHLPMKYKG; encoded by the coding sequence ATGGAGTTAATACAAAAATATTTTCAAAACCTAACTGACCAACAGCTTACTCAGTTTGCTAAATTACAAGAACTATACCACGATTGGAATTTAAAAATTAATGTTGTTTCTAGAAAAGATATCGATGAGTTATATCTTAGACATGTGCTTCATTCATTAGGAATTGCAAAAGTGATTCAGTTTGTGCCTGGATCTAAAGTGATGGATGTTGGAACAGGTGGTGGTTTCCCAGGAATTCCATTGGCAATCTTATTTCCAGAAACCCAGTTTCATTTGGTGGATAGCATCGGAAAAAAAATAAAAGTTGTTAATGAAGTTGCTCAGGGCTTGGGTTTACAAAATGTAAAGACCACACATGGTAGAGTAGAAGAAGTTAAAGATACCTATGATTTTATCGTCAGTAGAGCAGTAGCCCAAATGGAAACCTTTGTTCATTGGACCAAAGGGAAAATTGCGAAAACGCAAAATCACCCAATTAAAAATGGCATCTTATATTTAAAAGGAGGTGATCTTACAGAAGAATTGGCCTTGTACACTTCTGCTAAAATTTATGATTTACCCAATTATTTTGAAGAAGACTTTTTTGAAACCAAAAAAGTGGTTCACCTTCCTATGAAATACAAGGGGTAG
- a CDS encoding M16 family metallopeptidase, translated as MTKRLYIFAFIFSIISCQTNKESTLEVPFKKIVLDNGLEVVFHVDKSDPVVAVELMAHVGSAREISGRTGFAHLFEHLLFLESENLGKGGLDKMSARIGGSGANGSTSRDRTNYLQTVPSDALEKMIWAEADKLGWFINTVTEPVLAKEKEVVKNEKRQRVDNAPYGFNQQIIDRNLYPKDHPYNWQVIGSLEDLQNATLNDVKNFFKKWYVPNNATLVLSGDFDIDQATKWVKKYFDEIPRGEEITPLEKRPGVVKETKFLYYEDNFARLPMLTLAWPSVELYHKDSYALDILTQYLSSGKNAPLNKVLVDQLKLAPGAGMYNRSSELAGQVQLGVRSYANINLNEVFSGVQQAFKMFEKEGISSKDLNRIKAGIETQFYNGLSSVLGKGTNLASYNTYAGDPGFINKESQYMLNVTKEDVMRVYNAYIKDKNFIATSFVPKGMSDLALANSTEAIIKEELIVQGAEKSFDPKIAASYTKTPSTFDRSVEPPYGKAPELAVPKVWEDELSNGIKVYGIKNDEVPLVRFNLVIEGGQLLEKMNKLGVANLTARLMNRGTKNKTTAELEEAIQDLGASIYVSASKENITISGNTLTKNYTKTLKLVEEILLEPRWDESEFELLKKSTINSLRQQEANPNAIAQNAYRQLIYGKDNIYAKNTLGTMSSVSDISLADLKEYYANFISPSITKMHVVGSIDQASVISSLQDINTNWASKEVVIPTFETPKAPTEPAVYFYDVPKAKQSVINFGAAALAATDKDFYPANVMNYILGGGGFASQLTQELREGKGYTYGISSRFSGSKAVGTFTISSQVRTNVTLESALLVKKILNEYPKNYSEKDLATTKGFLIKSNARAFETMGAKLNMLQSISAYNLKADYIKDREKIVNEMTVEKIQELANKYADPTKMIWLFVGDAETQLDRLNELGYGKPTLLNNTRVKIKN; from the coding sequence ATGACTAAAAGACTTTACATTTTTGCTTTTATTTTTTCCATTATTTCATGTCAAACCAATAAAGAGAGTACGCTTGAGGTTCCGTTTAAAAAGATCGTTTTAGACAATGGACTCGAAGTAGTTTTCCATGTAGACAAGTCTGATCCAGTGGTTGCCGTTGAGTTAATGGCGCATGTTGGTTCTGCAAGAGAAATTTCTGGAAGAACAGGTTTTGCTCACCTTTTTGAACACTTATTGTTTTTAGAATCTGAAAATTTAGGAAAGGGAGGATTGGATAAAATGAGCGCACGTATTGGAGGATCTGGTGCTAATGGATCAACCTCTAGAGATCGAACCAACTATTTACAGACCGTTCCAAGTGATGCTTTAGAAAAAATGATTTGGGCTGAGGCAGACAAACTGGGCTGGTTTATCAACACCGTAACAGAACCAGTTTTAGCAAAAGAAAAAGAAGTTGTTAAAAATGAAAAAAGACAGCGTGTAGACAATGCTCCTTACGGGTTTAATCAGCAGATTATTGACCGTAATCTCTATCCAAAAGACCATCCATATAACTGGCAAGTAATTGGTTCTTTAGAAGATTTACAAAATGCAACCCTTAATGATGTAAAGAACTTTTTTAAGAAATGGTATGTTCCTAACAATGCCACTTTGGTACTATCGGGAGATTTTGATATCGACCAAGCTACAAAATGGGTAAAAAAGTATTTTGATGAAATCCCTAGAGGAGAAGAAATTACTCCTTTAGAAAAAAGACCAGGCGTAGTAAAAGAAACAAAATTTTTATACTACGAAGACAATTTTGCTAGATTACCAATGCTTACATTGGCCTGGCCATCAGTAGAGTTATACCACAAAGATTCATACGCTTTGGATATTTTAACCCAATATTTATCTAGTGGTAAAAATGCACCACTTAACAAAGTACTGGTAGATCAATTAAAATTAGCTCCGGGCGCAGGTATGTATAACCGCTCATCAGAATTGGCTGGACAGGTACAGTTGGGTGTAAGAAGTTATGCCAACATTAACTTAAACGAAGTGTTCTCTGGAGTTCAACAAGCTTTTAAAATGTTTGAAAAAGAAGGTATTTCTAGCAAAGATTTAAACAGAATAAAAGCAGGAATTGAAACACAATTTTACAATGGACTCTCAAGCGTTTTAGGAAAGGGAACCAATCTAGCCTCTTACAATACCTATGCGGGTGATCCTGGTTTCATTAACAAAGAAAGTCAATACATGCTTAATGTTACCAAAGAAGATGTTATGCGCGTATACAACGCATATATAAAAGACAAAAACTTTATCGCTACCAGTTTTGTGCCAAAAGGCATGTCTGATCTTGCTTTAGCAAATTCTACTGAGGCCATCATCAAAGAAGAGTTGATTGTTCAAGGAGCCGAAAAGAGTTTTGACCCAAAAATTGCAGCTAGCTATACAAAAACACCTTCTACTTTTGACAGATCTGTAGAGCCTCCATACGGCAAAGCTCCAGAATTAGCTGTGCCTAAAGTATGGGAAGATGAACTGTCTAACGGTATTAAAGTTTACGGAATCAAAAATGACGAAGTGCCTTTAGTTCGATTCAATTTAGTAATAGAAGGAGGTCAATTGTTAGAAAAAATGAACAAGTTAGGTGTTGCTAATTTAACGGCTAGATTGATGAATCGAGGAACTAAAAACAAAACGACTGCAGAACTAGAAGAAGCAATTCAAGATTTAGGAGCTTCTATATATGTATCTGCTTCTAAAGAAAATATTACTATTAGTGGTAATACGCTAACAAAAAACTACACAAAAACCTTAAAGCTGGTAGAAGAAATTCTTTTAGAGCCTCGTTGGGATGAAAGTGAATTTGAATTGTTAAAAAAATCGACCATCAATAGTTTGCGTCAGCAGGAAGCAAATCCAAATGCTATTGCTCAAAACGCTTATAGACAGTTGATTTATGGAAAGGACAATATCTATGCTAAAAACACACTCGGAACCATGAGTTCTGTGAGCGATATTAGCTTAGCTGATTTAAAAGAATATTATGCTAATTTCATTTCACCATCCATCACTAAAATGCATGTAGTTGGTAGTATTGATCAAGCATCCGTAATTTCATCGCTGCAAGACATCAATACAAATTGGGCTTCAAAAGAAGTTGTTATTCCAACTTTTGAAACTCCAAAAGCCCCAACAGAGCCAGCAGTATATTTTTATGATGTGCCAAAAGCAAAACAATCTGTTATTAATTTTGGAGCTGCGGCTTTAGCGGCTACAGATAAAGATTTTTACCCTGCTAATGTGATGAATTATATTCTAGGTGGTGGTGGATTTGCTTCTCAATTAACTCAAGAATTAAGAGAAGGTAAAGGATACACTTACGGAATATCTTCACGATTCTCAGGATCAAAAGCAGTTGGGACCTTTACCATATCAAGTCAAGTAAGAACCAATGTTACGCTAGAGTCTGCTCTATTGGTAAAAAAGATTCTTAATGAGTATCCAAAAAATTATTCCGAAAAAGATTTGGCAACAACCAAAGGCTTTTTAATTAAGAGTAATGCAAGAGCTTTTGAAACCATGGGAGCTAAACTAAACATGTTACAAAGTATTAGCGCCTATAACTTAAAAGCTGATTATATTAAAGATCGCGAGAAAATCGTCAATGAAATGACAGTAGAAAAGATCCAAGAATTGGCTAATAAATACGCTGACCCTACCAAAATGATTTGGTTATTTGTGGGAGATGCAGAAACGCAATTAGATCGATTAAATGAATTGGGTTACGGAAAACCTACTTTATTAAACAATACCAGAGTAAAAATCAAAAACTAA
- a CDS encoding S41 family peptidase — protein sequence MNGFIKKFVLVALFFATITSIAQETRLLRQPTISKTHVAFTYGSDIWATNLSTNKTVRITSTAAVESDPHFSPDGKWIAFTSNRTGSPAVYVVSANGGEAKRLTWHPSSSEARGWTNDGKSVLFASSRDTAPSAFNRLYTVSVNGGPATKLFEQWANAGSYSPNGNEMVIDKMRRWDVEWRDYRGGQNTPLIIINLKTLEETLLPNNKTTDKHPVWIGNTVYFLSDSTHTSNVWSYNTKTKALKQVTKFKGTAVKSLSGNNNTLIFEQDGYLHTLDLNNNKTKQLKISVVGDFPWTATKWENVTNNVRTASISPNGKRVVMGSRGDIFTAPVEFGDSRNLTQSSGVADREPIWSPNGDQIAWFSDANGKGYALHLTNQDATAKTQVISIGVSKMAWEPTWSPDGKHIAFVDDDTRIRVVNLAKKSIQTVDNAGTNLERGRMGITWSPDSKWLAYTKSGDNSMKQIKVWSLDTNSVTAITDPFADSFSPAWDLDHKHLYFLASTDVALGSGWANTSSMTSSPNYAAYVINLSKDDESPFKLKSDEEPIKEDKKEDKSKDKKPAAKKDKAVKIDFNGLNRRIMALPIRGAFRSMVSGPEGSVFISDGGTLKKFDLKKMKAVEFGKGMSIAAISSNGKHLLLRAGRAWKVGSAAAPNAKAAKTLKIDFNMKLDRISEWNQMFEEAWRYERDYFYDPNLHGRDWDKVYKRYAPLIPFVKHRADLNYILDQVNGELSVGHSFVRGGDFPSIDRSSGGLLGADFTARQGRWQIQRIYTSESWNPGLDGPLDQPGMKIKTGYYLVGINNEEITDKDNIYKHLDGTAGKQTVLHINSSPSFKGAWKEVVSPIRSENSLRQRTWVEDNRRMVDKLSGGKLGYIWVPNTSGPGFVSFNRYYFAQQDKEGAVIDERFNGGGLLDDYMVDLMTRKPRAALTNEVPNGKPLRLPAGIMGPKVLLINELAGSGGDFFPWVFRQQKAGLLIGATTWGGLVKSSTHYSLIDGGSLTAPDNAVFDPATNTWVAENKGVAPDIAVRQDAKALEMGRDPQLERAVQELLKQLKSIKVQAIKPPAFPRPTKGN from the coding sequence ATGAATGGCTTTATCAAAAAATTTGTTCTTGTAGCTTTATTCTTTGCTACAATAACTAGTATTGCACAAGAAACCCGCTTATTAAGGCAACCAACCATTAGCAAAACTCATGTTGCTTTTACTTACGGTAGTGATATTTGGGCAACCAACTTAAGCACTAACAAAACTGTAAGAATAACAAGTACGGCAGCGGTAGAAAGTGACCCACATTTTTCTCCAGATGGAAAATGGATTGCATTTACCTCTAACAGAACCGGAAGCCCTGCAGTGTATGTAGTTTCTGCAAATGGTGGAGAAGCTAAAAGACTAACTTGGCACCCTAGTTCATCAGAAGCTAGAGGATGGACCAATGACGGAAAATCTGTTTTATTTGCTTCAAGCAGAGACACGGCTCCAAGCGCTTTTAATCGTTTGTATACGGTTTCTGTAAACGGAGGCCCTGCTACAAAACTTTTTGAGCAATGGGCAAATGCTGGCTCTTATTCACCAAATGGTAATGAAATGGTGATTGATAAAATGAGACGCTGGGATGTAGAATGGAGAGATTATAGAGGTGGTCAAAACACCCCATTAATTATAATCAACTTAAAAACACTAGAAGAAACACTGTTGCCAAATAACAAAACTACAGACAAACATCCTGTCTGGATTGGCAATACCGTTTATTTCTTATCTGATAGTACACATACATCAAACGTTTGGTCATACAACACCAAAACAAAAGCATTAAAACAAGTTACTAAGTTTAAAGGAACTGCGGTAAAATCATTGAGTGGAAACAACAATACCCTGATTTTTGAGCAGGACGGGTATTTACACACTTTAGACCTTAACAATAACAAAACCAAACAACTAAAAATATCAGTTGTTGGAGATTTTCCTTGGACTGCTACCAAATGGGAAAATGTAACCAACAACGTTCGCACAGCAAGCATCTCTCCTAACGGAAAAAGAGTTGTTATGGGATCACGTGGTGATATCTTTACGGCTCCAGTAGAATTTGGAGATTCTAGAAACCTAACTCAAAGTTCTGGAGTTGCAGATAGAGAACCTATTTGGTCTCCAAATGGTGATCAGATTGCTTGGTTTTCTGACGCCAATGGTAAAGGGTATGCTTTGCATTTAACCAATCAAGACGCTACAGCTAAAACTCAAGTAATTTCTATAGGTGTTTCTAAAATGGCTTGGGAGCCAACTTGGTCTCCAGACGGAAAACACATTGCTTTTGTTGATGATGACACTCGAATTAGAGTGGTAAACTTGGCTAAAAAAAGCATACAAACGGTAGACAATGCTGGTACTAATTTAGAAAGAGGGCGTATGGGAATTACCTGGTCTCCTGATTCTAAATGGTTGGCCTACACCAAATCTGGTGACAACAGTATGAAACAAATTAAAGTGTGGTCATTGGATACAAATAGCGTAACTGCAATCACAGATCCGTTTGCTGATTCTTTTTCTCCTGCATGGGATTTAGACCATAAACACTTATACTTTTTAGCAAGTACCGATGTTGCCTTAGGATCAGGTTGGGCAAACACCAGCTCTATGACTTCGAGTCCAAATTATGCGGCTTATGTGATCAATTTATCAAAAGATGATGAGTCTCCATTTAAGCTTAAAAGTGATGAAGAACCTATCAAAGAAGATAAAAAAGAGGACAAAAGCAAAGACAAGAAACCTGCTGCCAAAAAAGATAAAGCTGTTAAAATAGATTTTAATGGTTTAAATCGAAGAATTATGGCCTTGCCAATTAGAGGTGCATTTAGAAGCATGGTATCAGGGCCTGAAGGATCTGTTTTTATTAGCGATGGAGGTACCTTGAAAAAATTTGACTTAAAGAAAATGAAAGCTGTAGAGTTTGGAAAAGGAATGAGCATCGCTGCAATTTCTTCAAACGGCAAACACTTGCTATTAAGAGCCGGAAGAGCTTGGAAGGTAGGTAGTGCAGCCGCTCCAAATGCAAAGGCAGCAAAAACCTTGAAAATTGATTTCAACATGAAACTAGATAGAATTAGTGAATGGAATCAAATGTTTGAAGAAGCGTGGCGTTATGAACGCGACTACTTTTACGATCCAAACTTGCATGGAAGAGACTGGGATAAAGTATACAAACGCTATGCTCCTTTAATTCCATTCGTTAAGCACAGAGCTGATTTAAATTATATTTTAGATCAAGTTAACGGAGAGTTATCTGTTGGACACAGCTTTGTTAGAGGTGGTGATTTTCCAAGTATAGATCGATCTTCTGGAGGTTTGCTTGGGGCTGATTTTACAGCGAGACAAGGAAGATGGCAAATTCAACGAATTTACACTTCTGAAAGCTGGAACCCTGGATTAGACGGACCTTTAGATCAACCTGGAATGAAAATTAAAACAGGTTATTATTTGGTTGGTATTAACAATGAAGAAATCACTGATAAAGACAATATTTACAAGCACTTAGACGGCACAGCTGGAAAGCAAACTGTTTTACACATCAATTCTTCTCCAAGCTTTAAAGGAGCCTGGAAAGAAGTAGTATCACCTATCCGCAGTGAAAACTCTTTAAGACAACGCACTTGGGTAGAAGACAACAGAAGAATGGTCGATAAATTATCAGGTGGTAAACTTGGATATATTTGGGTACCCAACACAAGTGGCCCTGGTTTTGTCTCGTTTAATAGATACTACTTTGCACAACAAGACAAAGAAGGTGCTGTGATTGATGAACGTTTTAATGGCGGTGGATTATTAGATGATTATATGGTTGATTTGATGACCAGAAAACCTAGAGCAGCTTTAACCAATGAGGTTCCAAATGGAAAACCATTGCGTTTACCTGCCGGAATCATGGGCCCTAAAGTTTTACTGATTAATGAGCTTGCTGGATCTGGGGGAGATTTTTTCCCTTGGGTGTTTAGACAGCAAAAGGCTGGTCTCCTAATCGGAGCAACTACCTGGGGAGGTTTGGTAAAATCTTCTACGCACTATTCATTAATTGACGGTGGATCATTAACTGCTCCAGACAATGCCGTGTTTGATCCTGCAACCAATACCTGGGTAGCAGAAAATAAAGGTGTTGCACCAGATATTGCTGTAAGGCAAGATGCAAAAGCTTTGGAAATGGGTAGAGACCCTCAACTAGAAAGAGCTGTTCAAGAGCTTTTAAAACAATTAAAAAGCATAAAAGTACAAGCCATTAAGCCACCGGCTTTTCCTAGACCAACAAAAGGCAATTAA